The sequence CAAGGCCCGCGCCTTCATCGACGCCAACCCCGAGTCGCGGCAGCCCTGGGACAAGCCGGGCTACAAGATCCCCGGCGGCACGCCCGCCAACCCCAAGTTCGCCGCCAACCTGCCCGCCTTCCCGGCCAGCCTGCGCAAGCAGACGAACGGCGCCCCCTACCCGGCGCCGCGCAACATCCTCGCCGCGGCCGTCGAGGGCTCCCAGGTCGACTTCGAGACCGCCCAGGTCATCGAGGCCCGCTACTTCGTGGAACTGGCCGCCGGGCAGACCTCGAAGAACATGATCCAGGCGTTCTTCTTCGACCTCCAGGCCGTCAACTCCGGCGCCAACCGCCCGAAGGGCATCGAGCCCCGCCAGGTCCGCAAGGTCGCCGTTCTCGGCGCCGGCATGATGGGCGCGGGCATCGCCTACTCGTGCGCCCGCGCGGGCATCGACGTCGTCCTCAAGGACGTCTCCCCGGAGGCGGCCGCCAAGGGCAAGGGCTACTCCGAGAACCTGTGCGCCAAGGCCGTCGCCAAGGGCCGTACCAGCCAGGAGAAGGCCGACGCGCTGCTCGCCCGCATCACCCCCACCGCCGAGGCGGCCGACCTCGCGGGCTGCGACGCGGTGATCGAGGCCGTCTTCGAGGACACGGCCCTCAAGCACAAGGTGTTCCAGGAGATCGAGGCCGTCGTCGAGCCCGACGCGCTGCTGTGCTCCAACACCTCCACCCTGCCCATCACCGCCCTCGCCGAGGGGGTGCAGCGCCAGGGCGACTTCATCGGACTGCACTTCTTCTCGCCCGTCGACAAGATGCCGCTGGTCGAGATCATCAAGGGCGAGCGGACCGGCGACGAGGCCCTCGCGCGCGCCTTCGACCTGGTCCGGCAGATCAACAAGACGCCGATCGTCGTCAACGACTCGCGCGGCTTCTTCACCTCCCGGGTGATCGGCCACTTCATCAACGAGGGCGTCGCCATGGTCGGCGAAGGCGTCGAGCCCGCCTCCGTGGAGCAGGCCGCGGCCCAGGCCGGCTACCCCGCCAAGGTGCTCTCCCTCATGGACGAGCTGACCCTCACCCTCCCGCGCAAGATCCGCAACGAGTCGAAGAAGGCCGTGGAGGAGGCGGGCGGCACCTGGTCCGCGCACCCGGCGGAGGCGGTCATCGACCGTCTGGTCGACGAGTTCGGCCGCACCGGCCGCAGCGGAGGAGCCGGCTTCTACGACTACGCGGAGGACGGCAAGCGGGCCGGGCTGTGGCCGGGCCTGCGCGAGCACTTCACGAAGCCCGGGTACGAGATCCCGTTCCGGGACATGCAGGAGCGGATGCTCTTCTCCGAGGCGCTCGACACCGTACGGCTCCTCGAAGAGGGCGTGCTGACCTCCGTCGCCGACGCCAACATCGGGTCGATCTTCGGCATCGGCTTCCCGGGCTGGACCGGTGGTGTGCTGCAGTACATCAACGGCTACGAAGGGGGCGTGCCCGGATTCGTGGCACGCGCGCGTGAACTCGCCGAGTGCTACGGCGAGCGGTTCACCCCGCCCGCGCTGCTCGTGGACAAGGCCGAGAAGGGGGAGCGGTTCAGCGACCCTGCGCGCTCATGATCCGCTGAGCCACTCGCTCAGCTCTTCCCGCAGCGACCGCTGGAACGTCGTCAGCAGCGCCTGCACCACCAGGGGGTGCATGTGAGCCGACAGGGACTTCACGTCCCGGGCGTCACGCTCCGCCACCTCGCCGCGGAAGAGCTGAGCCAGCTCGTGGGCCGCGGCGCGCGAGTGCTCGATGAGCACTTTGCGCGCCGCGAGGATCGCGTCCTGCGACAGCGGAACGTCCAGGAGCCGGACGCCGAGCCGCAGCAGCCCGGAGTCGACACGGAAGGTGTCGCCGTCGTCCGGCACCACGACGCTCATCGCCGCCAGCCGCTCGATGTCCTCGGCGGCGAGCGGCCGTCCCGCCCGCCGCTCCAGTTCCCGCCGCGACACCGTCTCCGCCGGGTCCGGTGCCCAGGACGCGACCACCGCGCGGTGGATGGCCAGGTCGTGCGGGGTGAGGTCCGGTGGCAGCTGTTCCAGGTACCGCTCGATCGCCGCGAGCGTCATGCCCTGCTGCTGCAACTCCTCGATGAGGGCAAGCCGTGCCACGTGCCCGGGCCCGTAGTGCCCCACCCGGCGCGGACCGATCACCGGCG is a genomic window of Streptomyces griseochromogenes containing:
- a CDS encoding 3-hydroxyacyl-CoA dehydrogenase NAD-binding domain-containing protein; the encoded protein is MTESNTIRWEQDDTGVVTLVLDDPSQSANTMNQAFRDSLAAITDRLEAEQDSIRGIIFTSAKKTFFAGGDLRDLIRVTPETAQDLFDGGLAIKRNLRRIETLGKPVVAAINGAALGGGFELALACHHRVALDTSGTKIGCPEVTLGLLPGGGGVVRTVRLLGIADALLKVLLQGQQYNARRAQENGLVHEVAATPEELLAKARAFIDANPESRQPWDKPGYKIPGGTPANPKFAANLPAFPASLRKQTNGAPYPAPRNILAAAVEGSQVDFETAQVIEARYFVELAAGQTSKNMIQAFFFDLQAVNSGANRPKGIEPRQVRKVAVLGAGMMGAGIAYSCARAGIDVVLKDVSPEAAAKGKGYSENLCAKAVAKGRTSQEKADALLARITPTAEAADLAGCDAVIEAVFEDTALKHKVFQEIEAVVEPDALLCSNTSTLPITALAEGVQRQGDFIGLHFFSPVDKMPLVEIIKGERTGDEALARAFDLVRQINKTPIVVNDSRGFFTSRVIGHFINEGVAMVGEGVEPASVEQAAAQAGYPAKVLSLMDELTLTLPRKIRNESKKAVEEAGGTWSAHPAEAVIDRLVDEFGRTGRSGGAGFYDYAEDGKRAGLWPGLREHFTKPGYEIPFRDMQERMLFSEALDTVRLLEEGVLTSVADANIGSIFGIGFPGWTGGVLQYINGYEGGVPGFVARARELAECYGERFTPPALLVDKAEKGERFSDPARS
- a CDS encoding MerR family transcriptional regulator yields the protein MTTDATTEATTDAGEPALTIDELAARAGVTVRTIRFYGSKGLLPPPVIGPRRVGHYGPGHVARLALIEELQQQGMTLAAIERYLEQLPPDLTPHDLAIHRAVVASWAPDPAETVSRRELERRAGRPLAAEDIERLAAMSVVVPDDGDTFRVDSGLLRLGVRLLDVPLSQDAILAARKVLIEHSRAAAHELAQLFRGEVAERDARDVKSLSAHMHPLVVQALLTTFQRSLREELSEWLSGS